A stretch of the Perca flavescens isolate YP-PL-M2 chromosome 3, PFLA_1.0, whole genome shotgun sequence genome encodes the following:
- the LOC114552810 gene encoding extracellular calcium-sensing receptor, with product MPELLRCTGSINTRELRFSRAMIFAIEEINNSTELLPGIKLGYQIYDSCASVPVAVHVAFQLSNSLDPVFYTGDNCSQSSMVMAVVGESGSTPSISISRIIGPFNIPQVSHFATCACMSDKQQYPSFFRTIPSDQFQADALAKLVKHFGWTWIGAVRSDSDYGNNGMASFLDAAHREGICVEYSESFYRTHPRSRIQRVADVIRRSTAMVVVAFVALGDIRILLEELSLVPSPPRQWIGSEAWVTDTKLLRFSFCAGAIGFGIERSVIPGLRDFLLDLSPSKVAASPMLTEFWEDAFNCRLGKSAAEDERLCDGTEDIKTLQSPYTDTSQLRITNMVYKAVYAIAHAIHKAVCQERNSTTHCDKFTRIESKEVLTKLKKVNFSRNGYDVSFDANGDPVARYELVNWQKSESGSITLVTVGHYDASLPIGQKFKVNRNITWVDGGTQVPVSVCTDICPPGTRKVLQKGKPICCYDCILCPEGEISNATDSPDCFPCPKEFWPNAERDICLPKPVEFLSYNEVLGITLATFSVGGACLAIITAAVFYRHRTSPIVRANNSELSFLLLFSLTLCFLCSLTFIGAPSEWSCMLRHTAFGITFVLCMSCVLGKTTVVLMAFKATLPGSNVMKWFGPPQQRITVVSFTFIQVLICTIWLVLSPPFPMKNLTIYKERIILECALGSAVGFWAVIGYIGLLAVFCFVLAVLARKLPDNFNEAKLITFSMLIFCAVWITFIPAYLSSPGKFTVAVEIFAILASSFGLILCIFAPKCFIILMKPEKNTKKHLMNKD from the exons ATGCCTGAGCTACTAAGATGCACAGGAAG CATTAACACCCGTGAACTGCGCTTCTCACGTGCAATGATCTTCGCCATCGAGGAGATAAACAacagcacggagctgctgccGGGAATCAAACTCGGTTATCAGATCTACGACTCATGTGCCTCGGTGCCCGTGGCGGTACATGTGGCATTCCAGCTTTCAAATAGCCTGGACCCGGTGTTTTACACTGGTGACAATTGCTCACAATCTAGTATGGTGATGGCTGTCGTTGGTGAGTCTGGGTCCACGCCATCCATCAGCATCTCGCGCATCATCGGGCCCTTTAACATTCCTCAA GTGAGCCACTTTGCCACTTGTGCATGTATGTCCGATAAGCAGCAGTACCCGAGTTTCTTCAGAACAATCCCTAGTGATCAGTTCCAGGCTGACGCGCTGGCCAAGCTGGTAAAACACTTTGGCTGGACTTGGATAGGTGCTGTCCGGTCAGATTCGGACTATGGCAATAATGGTATGGCGTCTTTCCTGGACGCAGCACACAGAGAGGGGATCTGTGTTGAATACTCAGAATCTTTCTATCGGACCCACCCACGTAGCAGGATCCAAAGAGTAGCTGACGTTATCCGCAG GTCGACAGCTATGGTTGTTGTGGCATTTGTAGCCTTGGGAGACATTAGGATTCTGCTGGAGGAGCTGTCGCTCGTGCCATCTCCACCTCGTCAGTGGATAGGCAGTGAAGCCTGGGTAACAGACACTAAATTGCTGAGGTTCAGCTTCTGTGCTGGAGCCATCGGATTTGGCATTGAGCGATCTGTCATCCCAGGTCTGAGAGACTTCTTGCTggatctctctccctctaaaGTGGCTGCCTCTCCAATGCTTACTGAGTTCTGGGAGGATGCATTCAATTGCAGGCTGGGAAAAA gtGCAGCAGAAGACGAGAGATTATGTGACGGAACTGAAGACATAAAGACGCTCCAGAGCCCGTACACTGACACATCTCAGCTCCGGATCACTAACATGGTATACAAGGCTGTTTATGCAATAGCTCATGCCATTCATAAAGCAGTGTGTCAGGAAAGAAATTCTACAACTCATTGTGATAAATTCACCAGGATAGAGTCCAAAGAG GTTCTTACTAAGctgaaaaaagtaaatttttccCGAAATGGTTATGATGTGTCGTTTGATGCCAATGGTGATCCTGTGGCCAGATATGAGCTGGTTAACTGGCAAAAAAGTGAGAGTGGCAGCATCACGTTGGTGACAGTAGGGCATTACGATGCATCACTGCCGATAGGCCAGAAGTTCAAAGTCAACAGGAACATCACCTGGGTGGACGGTGGCACACAA GTTCCTGTGTCAGTGTGCACTGACATTTGTCCTCCAGGAACTCGTAAAGTGCTGCAGAAAGGAAAACCCATCTGTTGTTATGATTGTATACTGTGTCCTGAGGGAGAGATTAGCAATGCTACAG ATTCCCCTGATTGTTTCCCTTGCCCCAAGGAGTTCTGGCCTAATGCAGAGAGAGACATTTGTCTCCCCAAACCTGTAGAGTTTCTTTCCTACAACGAGGTCCTAGGAATCACCCTGGCTACATTCTCAGTTGGTGGTGCCTGTCTGGCCATTATAACAGCAGCTGTGTTCTATCGTCACAGGACATCCCCGATTGTCAGGGCCAACAACTCTGAGCTgagcttcctgctgctcttctccctgaCTCTATGTTTCTTATGTTCATTAACTTTCATTGGAGCACCCTCTGAGTGGTCCTGCATGCTGCGCCACACAGCATTTGGGATCACCTTCGTCCTCTGTATGTCTTGTGTTCTTGGAAAAACAACAGTAGTGTTAATGGCCTTCAAAGCTACACTCCCAGGTAGTAATGTAATGAAATGGTTTGGTCCTCCACAGCAAAGAATTACTGTAGTGTCTTTCACGTTTATTCAAGTTTTAATATGTACTATTTGGTTAGTTCTTAGTCCCCCTTTTCCAATGAAAAACTTAACCATATACAAGGAGAGAATCATCCTGGAGTGTGCATTAGGCTCAGCTGTTGGGTTCTGGGCTGTGATTGGGTACATAGGCCTACTGGCTGTCTTTTGCTTTGTGTTAGCTGTCCTAGCTCGGAAATTACCTGATAATTTTAATGAAGCCAAGCTCATCACCTTCAGCATGCTGATATTCTGTGCAGTCTGGATCACCTTCATTCCTGCATATCTCAGCTCTCCTGGGAAATTTACTGTGGCTGTGGAGATATTTGCCATTCTGGCCTCCAGTTTTGGACTAATACTGTGTATATTTGCTCCAAAGTGTTTCATCATATTGATGAAGCCCGAGAAGAACACCAagaaacatttaatgaacaaaGATTAA